The sequence CAAAGGagtttgtttttcttcttttatgtcTGATTGTTCAATTCCAGGCTTAGGCGTATTAAATGTAAAGGTAGGTGCAATTGATGCGGAAGTTGTTACATTTACAATCTTCTTATCACTTTCTATTGTTCCATTTTCACTTTTAGCTATACCAAATGAAAATAGAGGTGTTGAATTTTTTCCCACGTTTTCTGAATCTTGTTTTACATCAGTCTTTTCAACATTATTTGCTTTATTTGGAATTCCAAAACCACTTCCTGAGGTCAAAGAGACATTATTATCAGATTTCTGTACTTCACTTGTTTTCATATCTTCCTTTTGAATACCAAATGTAAATTGGCCAGATTGATTACTTTGTTGTTTTTCCCCGAATTTAAAACCATTTGTAGATATTGTAGTATCAGTCTTTTCTTGATCAGCTTTGTCAATACCAAATTTAAAACCACTAGTATTTGCAGGcatatcaaaattaaattgtaaattagaaTTAGTATTAGTAGAAGTAGAGTTATCTGGTTTCTTTGAGCCTGGTTTTGAATCACCACAAGCTACACATGTAGTAACTTCTGTTTCATTTTGTAGCATACAAGTGTTGCAAATCCATGCACCTTCAGGTTTTTTAAACTTATCTCCAAAACCGTTTGAAAATAAAGGAGGGGCATTTTTAGTAGCAATCCCAGTACTAGGTTTAGCTGTATTACAACATGGACAAGAATCAATAGAGATAAGATTTCTAACCATACAGCAAGGACATTCCCATGTATCCTtgtttgaatttaatttatccATATCTTCATTTTCATCAATTGATGCATTATTCTGACATACAGAAATATTTGTGTTATCTGTAGGTTTCATACTGTCTTGTACactcatttttaatatatttgatttagaTGTATTGCAAAAAGTACATATAGTTGGGTTTTCAGGATCATTTAACTTACATTTAGGACAGTTTCCAGACTTCGCTTCTTGCTTTGTATCTGGTTTTAGTGCACTACACGCAGCACACTTAGCATCAGTTTGTTTATTTCTTACAAAACATGATGTACATTCCCACTGATTACTTGAAAGTTTAAACTGTGAGCCAAAATTATCATTTGCTGTAATTTTTGATTCACTAACATTGTTTGATATTGACAATTCAGAAGTCTTCTTATCTTTAAAACTGGATCTGGTAATCTTACAAGCAAAGCATTGAGTTTCAGAATTGTTATTCTTAAACAAACATTCAGAACATTCCCACATAATTGAAGTATCTTGTATATTGGattgcaaattttcaatttttttaatattatcgtcGTTAATTGTATCTGAGTCAattgtatttgttttattattggtTAATTCTTTGTTTGACTCTAACTGCGTCTTTGATTCATCTGATTTTTCAGCTTTTGTTGTACTAGATTTAGAGCAAAGAATATCCATGACACTTCCTGATTTTAATTCATTCGAAGTAGTAGGAATAGATTTatcattgttctttttttcttttagtctAGGAGCTGTAGATGAACCAGACCAAATAAAATTTTGTGTTACAGGAGGTACATAGTCATTTGATGAAGTGGATTTGACACCAACTCTTTTTAAAGGAGAATCTGAATTATTAGATTTATCGACTGATTGCTTATCAGCACTAATCGGGCTACtaaatgtgaaattattgatagaTTTTAAGTTCTTTGTGGTATTTGTTACTTTTATAGGACTTGCAAATGTGAAGGTATCTTCTTTGCCTGTATTAGCTTTGTCCCTTATATTTGTATTAGTAGATGACATAAAGTCGAAATTAGGTAAAGAAGATATAGGTAGAGGTATGTTTGGTAAATTAACTGGTTCAACTGTATCTTCTTGCTCAAGATTTGCTGTTTTGGTTTTAATTTTTCCATGATGTTTTGTATCTTCATCAATTTGCGTCCTGTACAaaagaaattacatatattatgaCTGTATATTTAATGATTACCAATGTTTATTTGGCAAATAACTATACATacgaatattttgaataaataataattatatattcacCTGAGATGATATTCTTGAGGAGGCGGTGGTTCGCTTCGTGCCGAAACAATTTTTCTAGCTGCAGCTGTcgtatcttgtaatttttgcCGCCGTCTCAATTTTAATATATCGGGTATAGTTGGTACAGTTAATTCGCGAGTTAAATGACGTAATCCAACTTTAGTTGTTGATGCCATTTCCTCCCTCGATCTCTTTTTATTTGTTGGTGATATATTATTCATcatttttaatggaatttttttAGCATCAGTTATTGGCGATGAAAAATGTTCTAATGCTTCCAATATTTTTTTAGCAGTTTGACTCATACCAGATGAATCTGTATTAGATGGTTTTACTTCAACACTTGTTCTTTTAGGAACTTGAAGTTGAATCTGAAATTAGTAACAATTAATATaccataaataatattgaaagtagttaaagaacaataatttaaattagTAACACATACCTCATTTGAACTATTAAACAAATTACGTCCTCGTTTATAAAGACCAGCTGCATTTGCTCCACCAAACGTGGTATTTCCACTGTAAAAAGGAGATGCCAAGGGAGATGCACGATCCGGCGTGTTTGTCATGATTGATGCATTAAAGCTTGGTCTACGACTACTTAAGGAATCTCGGGTATTATCTAAAAATAAAGATCTTGGAGACTGTATATGGCTGgctaaaaaaaatttgtatattaaaatatatcttgaataagaatttatatttttagaagaggaaatgatatatttttgacatatttaaacatgaaaaaatatgtcttattaaatataaaatcacaAAGAAGATAAAGTTTACTTACTGAAATTTAATTTGTCATTATTAAACCTTTTTCTTTTAGAGAATGGAGAGTTGTAAGAGACATTTGATGGAGCTTCTTGTCTATTGGTTTGTGGAATAAGAGAACTGCAACCACTAGTGCTCTCACTGGATTCAGAATTATCATCCATACCATTTGTAGTTCCATTATTTGTAGTAGTGACTAATGAATTTAATTCTGACCTCTGTGGTGCTATGTTTCTAATATCTGATTGTGTTGCAGGTGTAGAAGATACTAAATGGCTCATCCCGCTTGGTCCAGCCATTGCAGGTTTAGAAAAATCTTCATTCTACAAAAACATTATTAATTGAAGAAAATGTGCtcaaattaacaactttttatatattaccGTTTCATCATGAATGAAATATTGTTGCTTAGATGGACTGGctttgttaattgttgatttaGTTCTTGGTTGAATTGAAAATGTACCAGGTGGATGAGAAACATCCATACGAATACATGGTCGTTTTAACGGTGGAGGTTTCTGAATATCTTCTTCTGATTCAACCTCTTCAGGATTTCCATTGTCCTCTAATATATCTTCATCATTTTGAGATGTATTAAACCACTTACTAATCCACAACCTTTGTGGTAAAAGATCAGTCACTTTTGTTGCTACTTTTTTTACAAAAGACTGaaatataaaggaaataaatgcatagatattaaatatgtatgaatttgaattttaatttaaacatgTATGAATTTGAAAGGAGTTATCAACAGGAACAGTATGAGACCGGTTCCAGAACAGGAGATACCTGAAATTTTGTGGAGAGAATGGGGGCAGTGGAAGAACGCATTAACGACAAGTGCAGAGAAGAATGGAGTTTTTATAGAAGTGACAATTGAACAAGGAAATTAATTTCTGATGGTTGTACTTTTTTAACCTCCTTTAACTTTTAAGTACAAAAGATACATCGATCATTGGATCATGCAAATTTTGACCAGACACGGGATTTTTAGTGTGTATCGTAAGACGATTAATAAGGAGGATTACTCGAGATGTTGAGATTGTGACACCAATGATAACAAGCATGTGTTGTTCTGCTGCCCTGGGTTGATTTACGAGGGGACTGAATTTGAAAGCTACGTTAGCATGCCACTTATGGTAGAAAATTTGATAGAGGCAGTAACCAAGAAAGAGAACAATTGGACTAGGTTCCAAGCGTTTTCTAGGAAGATTATGCAAGAAAGACAAGTGCAAGAAATGATTTTGGAGAGGAGGAAAAGATAAGCTAGTAGACTGAATTGAGAAAACTGAACTAGTGAAGGGTGCACACTAAGGCCAACCCTGAAGTAATGTCGAAAGGCAGTTCTGGGGTTGGTTCCTGTACCATAAGAGGAACAGATAGAAggggggtttttagtgggtatggcgaTTCCAACCGCTGAGTCCTACATACTCAGTCACTGTATGTATGTGTAATAACATTTTCCCTCCTCgagagaaacaaaataaaagaaatattaagtagtacatatattataatattcatatgtatataatattaattgtgtagtattatgataaaaaatattaataaaataaatggaatATAAACTATATAAAGGAAagaagttatatgtatatatactaatattaaataaaataaaattatttatgtacattatacatatttgtattatatgtaGTCATATCAATATATTTGTTAGATAATAATTCTAACAAATATACAGAGAATTAGGGATGAAAAATTGGTTATTAAGATATCAGATTCATCTATAAATATTTCGTCAAACTAACATGTGTAGTTGCGTAAACACAGtaacaattaaaatacataaaaagtcATTCTTAGAAATTGAGGTTAAAACAATTCGACCGAAAGCAGATTAAAttgcatatttatttaaatcaattaagTTAAACGAATATTatcatttgaaaaaaaagaaatgatctCCAGAAAAGATTACAAGATATTGCATGAATTTGCGCAAAACGTGATTTTCCAACGTCACGCGTGTCTTTTTCGCATACATACTAGATGCAAATGGtaacatttaaatttctttaagtTGACAGAGTGATAAATTTACGAGAATCGAATCGCTTAATACATTCCTCAAGATTTTCCTGGTAAGGAATCACGTTtcaaggttatatgttatatgcgTCTTGATAGGTATCTCATGAGCGAAGTATTGTAGTATCTACTTAGTATGGGAAAGATTGAGGTTATCGAGTGGATTCACATAACCGTGACGTCGTCCAGAGCCGTTGAAATAGTACTTTAGAAAAACATAGGTCATGTGAAAGGTAATCTGAAAAGAGGTTGGTACATAAAGCAAATTCGTTGGGAAGTCTAATTTAAGTGGTAAGGCGCGAAGAACCGTTGGATGTGAAGCAAATTCGTTTCTGTCGCGGCAGACTCGTGCCAAGGAGATACTACTCACATTGTTTGCATCGTAGGGCTTCGTATTATGCGACGACGACCGTCTTCCACTCAAATTGTTACTTCGTTTAGCCATGATTGGCACTGATCACTTATTTATGAGTATAAAACACGCGAGAATGTCTTCAAACGGCGCATCCCAGAAATTGTCAGCGAACCACCACCTTCGTGACTAAAATCCACGAGAGAAAATATGGCCGCCCCAAAGACCGCCACCAGGGCGCCAGGTTTCTCTGGAATATGCGCTTGTCGCGCCTGCCCACGTGACACATCGTATGCGTTCGCTGCCTTAAAGTTGGCGTGTGGTACTGCTATCTCTTCTTAAAAAAgctttccttattttttattctttattgaaTTATGAGTGTTCGAAGCGTACTTCATTTCACTACATGTATCAGTATTGCAATTAGTAAATATCTATTTTCTTAACAtgtaatattttctttcatagTCCGTAATAGGCTTTTGTTTGTACCCTgagattatattatacattactagttagtaattaattaattactaattctAATCTAAAGACCTATAATATtctgataataatataataaaccatataaatatctataaatattttaacagggtaatgaaaaatatatatattgtgtgtgtgtatatatatatgccttgtgtgtgtatgcgcgtgtgttcgtgtgtgtgtgtgtgtaaatatgtatatgtgcacTGTGTACAGACATGTATTGTACGTACATACATTCATATGCGTACAAGAACATGCACTCACACGTATGCTCACGCATAAGCGTATCTATTAACAATAAGTAACGTTTTGTAAGTATGAATCTCgtagataaaatattaagaacGCCTTCATTCAAAAAAagtctacaattttatattctgtCTACAGATAGCGCTGTAACTGCTTCGGGTCGATTGATACATTATCGACACTTTATAACCTGTATCGGCTATATccatttcgtttattttgttgTATATAACATATACAGTTGTCGAAAAAAATCTATTTACACACCATTGTATTTATAATAGCATTTACATACTGTACAATTAGTTAGGCCCAtaggtatattaaatttcgcattatttaatagtattttgAAATGAAATGCACAGAACCTGGCAAGAAAAATgcttcgttggaaaataaagaTATGTGCAAATACTATTTGTAACCATTGTAcatgtttttttaattttcataaaataattaaaagaaaagaacatttcataATATAGATTATTGTGAAGattaagttttaaaaatttctctATATAAAGTTTGGAGTACAGATTTTGTCCGTATTATAATTGtctgtataatatatgtatgtataattcaaaataaatcAGTTTTCTGAATCTATTCTatatgatttaattttatattcgtacaatattgaaatgttataatatttattcttttaatattatcattatgtAGTAAACAACAATATTTGGTTTATGActaaacaaaattttgtataaaatgctAGTTGAGCGATTAGTTAATTTAATCGATTGTTTCcattgttttaaaataaatcgttTTTCTTAATGAGCGCTTCTTACTTCCGGTTGCATGTTTAAGTTTAAGTGcgctaatttttatatatatcgtGTCCTTAGTTTTCAGTTCATAATCATATTAAAGATTACACagtatatcaggtctgtaaatatgaaagcggaatttgcctatagatggccctagctgataatgtcattgatgccaaaagtctttgttgacatttcacaaacattttcgactcagaacaatacaagtttcatacaacagcatagtttgtaatagcgttgaacatgtcgaattttatgcctggaaactacgatttgtgGACAGCattgttaccatttgaagaaaactgctgcaaaatcgcatcgaatgcttgtcgaagcttacggtgagcatgctcttggtaaatcacagtgctttgtggtttaaaaaattcagaagtggcaattttgacacgaggaacgaagaacgtggaaaccaccgaaaaagtttcaagacagcgaattgcaagcattgttggatgaggatgacgctcaaacgcaacaacaactcgctgatcaattaaacgtgacaTGAGAAGCCGTCTCCATACTTTTGAAAGCCACGGGAAAGATCCAGAAGGTGGGAAAATGGGTTCCACATGAACTGAATGAAAAACAGCAAATGAAAAACCGAAAAACCACTTGCGAAATGCTGCTCGccagatacaaaagaaagtcaTTTCTCCACCGAATTGTGACTGGCGATGAAAAGTGGATATATTTTGAGAATCCTAAGCGTAAAAGATGGGTAGCTCCAGGCGAACCACCGACATCGACTACAAGACCAAATCGCTATGGACGGAAGACAATGCTCTGTGTTTGGTGGGATTAGAAGGATGTGAtttattatgagctgttaaaacctggcgaaaccgttaatactgagcgctaccgacaacaaatgatcgattctaatcaagctttgcgtgaaaaacaaccagaatatcaaaaaaggcaacacaaagtaattttgcttcatgataatgcaccatcacatacagcaaaaccggtcaaggaaacgattgaagtgttcagttgggaaatactttcgtaCGCGGCTTACTCATCAAACTTGGTTctgtccgattactatttatttgcatcaatgggacacgcactttctgaccagcacttcacttcttaggaaaatgtacgaaaatggctcgatgactggtttgcctcaaaagagctaCAATTTTTTTGGCGTgacatccaccaattgccagacaggtgggaaaaatgtatagctagcaatgggcaatacttcgaataaaatatttttaatcattttcacacaataaacgtgtattttctatacaaaaattccggtttcatatttacataccattGTTTGGGGAGCCGAGGCGGGTACGGGTTCTCAGGGCGTAGGACCACGCCCTGAGAAACCCCGATGAATCTGATATTCTCCTATAGTCAGGTGGTGGCTAGTCGGCGCCTTTGTCACTCGCCAATGGCCGATCCGGTGCGGAGAACTTTGGAGAAGTTGATGGGCTCATATCtgccaagaccactcacctcaccttcttgtGGGCCTCCCCGTCACCCTTCACTAGCCTTGACCGGGGTAGGGTgtgaaagagtgagtggcaccaggatgGAAACCCTTGTCGGCGACATTCTTTGAGAATCATGGATAGCAAGACGAATCAAAAAAGCGTTTACGGTGCAGGGCAGGGATACCCCAGTGCCGGCGCAGTCGCGGTTTGTAAAGCGGGCCCCGCTGCGGCGTTATTGGGCAACCGTGGCCGTCCGGGAGTGAGGGGCCACGAGAGGCCGCTAGGCTCCCGGACGCGATCATGTGTCTGGCGAGGGAGCACGCGAACCGGGGGGTCTCGGAGAGTTCCaggctcggcagttccagatgggactcacgtaagcgggggcctcaaggtactttcgtacccgggaacttatcccgacggtcccatccttggcatcaggatcgtaggtgcgctactacccaaggccacgtagagagaatgtaaccgtaattaaacgccttacactcccggcgaccttccctgcggagtacatagggactcacgtaagcgagagcttgtcccgacggtccccctggctgcgagaacgtgggtttgccagcccccataggctcgcaaaagcgagccctccctgcgggatGAAGGACTTGACAGCCAAGGTAACCGTACCGCGATGGACGGCTGAGCTAAGAATGACCGGACTGGAGGACTCGGTCACCCGGGAGGAGGTGGTGGCCGCCGTTGCCGAGGCCGGGGGCTGCCGCGCCGACAAGGTCAATGTGGGAGCCATACGCTCCGCTCTTCGGAGCCTCGAGTCTGTGTGGCTACGCTGTCCGCTGACAGTGGTCAGGAAAATCAGCGGAAGAGGAGACGTCCGACCAGGAGGCAAAATTAATATAGGTTGGACAGCGGCGAGGGTTTCCCCTTTCCCGGCGCGCCAACTCCAATGTTTCAGGTGCATGGAGTCGGGTCACGTGCGCAGGGACTGTACGTCGACGGTTAGACCGGTCGGTTAGACCGCTGCTATCGACAAGGTTCCCTCAGTTCCTGGAGGAGGTTGTCGACACCCTGTTCCCAAACGGCAAACGAGGAAGATGGCAGATTCACCGATGAGGAGGAACAGGAGCCTCAACCGTCGGAGGAAGAGCCACGTGACACCACGGGAAGTTGGAGCCCAGAATCGAGAGTTACCAAGGAAGAATTGGTCGAGGCTGTCGAGAGGATCGGAGCGCGGAAAGCTCCGGGTCCCGACGGAGTCCCGGCCCGCCTGTGGAAGGACGTCGCCGGGGTCTCGGTCCCGAGATTAATGCGTCTGTTCGACAGATGCCTATCTCGGGGCGAATTCCCAGTTTTGTGGAAGAAGGGACGGATGGTCCTTCTGCCGAAGCCGGGACGCTCTCCTGACTCGCCTTCCACCTTTCGATCGGTGTGCCTTTTGGACGAGGCTGACAAGCTACTGGAGAGAGTGGTGGCGGCCCGCCTCGAGTCGCATTTGTCCCGGAGTGATCTCGGACTGCACGACAGCTAGTTTGGCTTCCGGAGGGGACGGTCTACGGGCGACGCTGTCGCCCGTGTCCGCTCCCTGGTCGAGGGGGCCGAGCGGCGTGGTTGCGTGGCGTTGGCCGTGTCGCTGGACGTGGTTAACGCCTTCAACAGCATCCCCTGGGACAGGATATGCCGGGCCCTCGAGTTTCATTGGGTACCCGCGTACCTGCGGGGTGTGGTCCAGGCGTTCCTCCGGGACCGGAGCATCGTCTACACTGTCCGAGGCGGGGGGATGACTGAGAGGGCGGTGTACCGCGGGGTCCCGCAGGGTCCTgtgttgggtccgttgctgtggAACATCGCGTACGACGCGGTGCTTCGGGCGCCGATGCCTCCGGATTCGGCACTGGCGTGCTACGCCAACGATATGTTGGTGCTGGTTTGGGGTACGGCGTGGGGCAAGACCATCCGTCTGGCGGAGCTGGCGGTGGCCTGCGTGGTCGTCGTGTGATCAAGGGATTGGGGCTGAGGTGTCCCCTGAGAAATTcgaggcaatgtggttctgtCGCAGAGCCGATCACGGGACGCCTCCAGCGGGCTATCGCCTGAGGTTGGAGGGGACTGAGATCGGGGTCGGAACCAACATGACGTATCTGGGCCTGACGCTCGATAGCCACTGGACTGATATCTTCAGAGAATAATTCACAATATGTTAGATGACgcaataaaattatcatttatgtGCCAACAATTTTCagtattcttaaaaatataacgaataagaaaattaataattgcaaCTGACAAtgataattcataaattttgaataaatgatATGGAATACAATACTAGAATTTCTAAAAGAAGGCTAGTTAAAAACAATGAAACTAAcagtaatgaaatttaaacCTTAAATCAATGGCAGACTAGAATCAATTACTCCCAGAGCGCCCCTGTTGAGCGTCAGGCGGACTACCTTGGGGTTTTAGTCGATAAGTCCGACATTACCCTGTCGGTTTCTAGAAGAGCGGcggggtgtccatgaggatttctccacgtaaaataagaaaaaggattagtttcaattaaaaatcaacGATTTTACGATTCCAAGATGtatcttaattttattacatgtaTAGTTACTGAAGAGAGTATTTGAGAACACTTATActaattttttgcaaatatattacgtgtattgtacaaaacatcttgaaatttcattagcaatgTAATGAGATCCGACTAGCATAATTATACGTATTGCTAAAGTTTGAAATAGATTtgatgatatatgtatatagaa comes from Bombus terrestris chromosome 7, iyBomTerr1.2, whole genome shotgun sequence and encodes:
- the LOC100644254 gene encoding nuclear pore complex protein Nup153 isoform X4, encoding MAKRSNNLSGRRSSSHNTKPYDANNSFVKKVATKVTDLLPQRLWISKWFNTSQNDEDILEDNGNPEEVESEEDIQKPPPLKRPCIRMDVSHPPGTFSIQPRTKSTINKASPSKQQYFIHDETNEDFSKPAMAGPSGMSHLVSSTPATQSDIRNIAPQSESTSGCSSLIPQTNRQEAPSNVSYNSPFSKRKRFNNDKLNFNNTRDSLSSRRPSFNASIMTNTPDRASPLASPFYSGNTTFGGANAAGLYKRGRNLFNSSNEIQLQVPKRTSVEVKPSNTDSSGMSQTAKKILEALEHFSSPITDAKKIPLKMMNNISPTNKKRSREEMASTTKVGLRHLTRELTVPTIPDILKLRRRQKLQDTTAAARKIVSARSEPPPPQEYHLRTQIDEDTKHHGKIKTKTANLEQEDTVEPVNLPNIPLPISSLPNFDFMSSTNTNIRDKANTGKEDTFTFASPIKVTNTTKNLKSINNFTFSSPISADKQSVDKSNNSDSPLKRVGVKSTSSNDYVPPVTQNFIWSGSSTAPRLKEKKNNDKSIPTTSNELKSGSVMDILCSKSSTTKAEKSDESKTQLESNKELTNNKTNTIDSDTINDDNIKKIENLQSNIQDTSIMWECSECLFKNNNSETQCFACKITRSSFKDKKTSELSISNNVSESKITANDNFGSQFKLSSNQWECTSCFVRNKQTDAKCAACSALKPDTKQEAKSGNCPKCKLNDPENPTICTFCNTSKSNILKMSVQDSMKPTDNTNISVCQNNASIDENEDMDKLNSNKDTWECPCCMVRNLISIDSCPCCNTAKPSTGIATKNAPPLFSNGFGDKFKKPEGAWICNTCMLQNETEVTTCVACGDSKPGSKKPDNSTSTNTNSNLQFNFDMPANTSGFKFGIDKADQEKTDTTISTNGFKFGEKQQSNQSGQFTFGIQKEDMKTSEVQKSDNNVSLTSGSGFGIPNKANNVEKTDVKQDSENVGKNSTPLFSFGIAKSENGTIESDKKIVNVTTSASIAPTFTFNTPKPGIEQSDIKEEKQTPLLGSTMTETSKPNIEATESTTTNTNTLPSVTQSSIQESKSTAAFSFVVPSSTSTITSSTSTTVVSSLPPSTQSSFTFLESKSTTQTPAVPTFGQASTSAPTSNLSNTFTFGNSKTKEEPSITKTFSTLPNASPGSSLFSSISSGPSLFGNNDTKTVPAFGQTSTEDNKQPAFGAANTSKSSTFVVPGNKVPIFGNTENKPKIFGSTDPKIGVFGNTDNKPTSLFNPSLQAPTATPTSFGAPSATSTLFGSSATSVFGNNTASTFTTESTPNIFGSTSKLNETSTPNSNIFTFGTTPAQPIAKPATGFNFSTNTNPAESTQKPLFTFGSHSSTQKNANLFGNTFNNPTSTNSSGFLFNAPKPEASAFAQSTATNPIFGASQPRTQNQASSSFSSTPSNTGFNFGSTAPAVTSGGFNFGTASTSTPSAGFNFNAPGTTPTFDPNTPPTFNFTGGNAPIAFKAIPTQTPQRKFKKAIRRMR
- the LOC100644254 gene encoding nuclear pore complex protein Nup153 isoform X3, with translation MAKRSNNLSGRRSSSHNTKPYDANNSFVKKVATKVTDLLPQRLWISKWFNTSQNDEDILEDNGNPEEVESEEDIQKPPPLKRPCIRMDVSHPPGTFSIQPRTKSTINKASPSKQQYFIHDETNEDFSKPAMAGPSGMSHLVSSTPATQSDIRNIAPQSESTSGCSSLIPQTNRQEAPSNVSYNSPFSKRKRFNNDKLNFTSHIQSPRSLFLDNTRDSLSSRRPSFNASIMTNTPDRASPLASPFYSGNTTFGGANAAGLYKRGRNLFNSSNEIQLQVPKRTSVEVKPSNTDSSGMSQTAKKILEALEHFSSPITDAKKIPLKMMNNISPTNKKRSREEMASTTKVGLRHLTRELTVPTIPDILKLRRRQKLQDTTAAARKIVSARSEPPPPQEYHLRTQIDEDTKHHGKIKTKTANLEQEDTVEPVNLPNIPLPISSLPNFDFMSSTNTNIRDKANTGKEDTFTFASPIKVTNTTKNLKSINNFTFSSPISADKQSVDKSNNSDSPLKRVGVKSTSSNDYVPPVTQNFIWSGSSTAPRLKEKKNNDKSIPTTSNELKSGSVMDILCSKSSTTKAEKSDESKTQLESNKELTNNKTNTIDSDTINDDNIKKIENLQSNIQDTSIMWECSECLFKNNNSETQCFACKITRSSFKDKKTSELSISNNVSESKITANDNFGSQFKLSSNQWECTSCFVRNKQTDAKCAACSALKPDTKQEAKSGNCPKCKLNDPENPTICTFCNTSKSNILKMSVQDSMKPTDNTNISVCQNNASIDENEDMDKLNSNKDTWECPCCMVRNLISIDSCPCCNTAKPSTGIATKNAPPLFSNGFGDKFKKPEGAWICNTCMLQNETEVTTCVACGDSKPGSKKPDNSTSTNTNSNLQFNFDMPANTSGFKFGIDKADQEKTDTTISTNGFKFGEKQQSNQSGQFTFGIQKEDMKTSEVQKSDNNVSLTSGSGFGIPNKANNVEKTDVKQDSENVGKNSTPLFSFGIAKSENGTIESDKKIVNVTTSASIAPTFTFNTPKPGIEQSDIKEEKQTPLLGSTMTETSKPNIEATESTTTNTNTLPSVTQSSIQESKSTAAFSFVVPSSTSTITSSTSTTVVSSLPPSTQSSFTFLESKSTTQTPAVPTFGQASTSAPTSNLSNTFTFGNSKTKEEPSITKTFSTLPNASPGSSLFSSISSGPSLFGNNDTKTVPAFGQTSTEDNKQPAFGAANTSKSSTFVVPGNKVPIFGNTENKPKIFGSTDPKIGVFGNTDNKPTSLFNPSLQAPTATPTSFGAPSATSTLFGSSATSVFGNNTASTFTTESTPNIFGSTSKLNETSTPNSNIFTFGTTPAQPIAKPATGFNFSTNTNPAESTQKPLFTFGSHSSTQKNANLFGNTFNNPTSTNSSGFLFNAPKPEASAFAQSTATNPIFGASQPRTQNQASSSFSSTPSNTGFNFGSTAPAVTSGGFNFGTASTSTPSAGFNFNAPGTTPTFDPNTPPTFNFTGGNAPIAFKAIPTQTPQRKFKKAIRRMR